In the Armatimonadota bacterium genome, TAGTCCGCGAAGTCCCCCAGACGGTGGGGGAACCCCGCCCGATCCCACTGCGCGACCGGGGCGGCTACTGGATCGGCACCGCGTTGACGCCGGCCGGGATCGTCTACCACCCGCGCCTGCTGCGGCGCCTGGGCCTCGAGCCGCCGCGGGACTGGGACGACCTGCTGGACTGCCGGTTCCGGGGCCAGGTCGTCCAGACCACCCCGGACCGCTCCGCCACCAACCACGCGTCGCTCGAGGTGATCCTGCAGCTGCGCGGCTGGCAGCGGGGGTGGGAGTGGGCGCAGCGGCTGGCTGCCACCACCGGCATCTACGTCACCCGCAGCCGCGACGTGCCCACGTTCGTCGCCAGGGGCGAGTTCGCCGTCGGCTTCGCCGTGCTCAGCTACATGGCGTTCCAGGAGGTGCGCGACGGCCACGAGATCCGCTTCGTGAGCCCGCCCTACGCCTGGATCTCGCCGGCGCCGTCGGCGATCCTGACGGGCGCGCGCGCGCCACGCGCCGCCCGCGCCTTCCTCCAGTTCCTCCTGAGCGACGAGGGGCAGCAGCTCATGATGGCCCACGGACTGTTCCCGATCCTGCCGCGGTTCAAGATGGAAGGCCCGCCCGGGTCCGTGGCCGCTCAGGCCGCTGCCTTCTCGGGCATGCGCTCGTTCTACGAGCGGCCCGTGCGCACCATCTACGACGACGACCTGGCCCAGAAGCGCTACCAGGAGGTGAACGAGCTGTACCGCAAGCTGGTCTTCGAGCGGCACGAGCAGCTCCGCCGCCTGCACTGCCCGTAGTGCTGGACATGCCGTTCGGCCGGTCTATAATAGGGGACGGAACGAGGGCCGTTAGCTCAACTGGCAGAGCAGCTGACTCTTAATCAGCGGGTTGTGGGTTCGAGTCCCTCACGGCCCTCCAGCGGGCACGTCTAGTAGTTCCGGCGCTCTCGCGCTTCGAGACCACGCGCACCACAGCGACGATTCTACGCCGCGTGTACGACCCACTCCCCCGATCGCTTCCCGGGACGCCCTCGCGTACTATAGTACCGTTGGGGAGTGAGCACACTCCGTGGCCTTGCCGCGTCTTCGCCCTGGCCTGGACGCCTACCCCGTACGGCTGAGCGGCCGCGACCTGATCGCGGTACGCGACCCCGACGGCGTGGCCGAGCGGCCGGTGCTGCTGTCCCCGCAGGCGTTCTTCGTGGCGCTGCTGCTGGACGGGCACCGCGACGTCGTCGACGTGCAGGCCGAGTACGCCCGCCGGTCGGGCGGCGACCTCCTGTTCTCCTGGGACCTGCGGCGGCTCGTCGAGGAGCTCGACCACCACGGCCTGCTGGAGAGCGACGGCCTGCGCGCACGCCGCCAGGCCATGGAAGACGCGTTCCGGACATCACCGGTGCGACCGGCGTTCCACGCCGGCACTGCCTACCCGGCGGACCCCGACGCGTTGCGCCAGACGCTGGCCGAGTACCTGCGCGCCGCCTCACCCGAGGAGCTGGGCGACCTCCAGCCACGGGGCATCGTCGCCCCGCACATCGACCTGGGTCGGGGCGGCTGGTGCTACGGCTGGGCGTATGCGGCGCTGGCCCGCCGTCTGCCCCCCACGTGTCTGCTCCTCGGCGTGGCCCACGGTGCCCCTCCTGTCCCGATCGTGCTGACGTGCAAGCCGTTCCTCACGCCCCTGGGCACGGTGCCCGTGGACCTGGAGATCGCAGCGGCGCTGCAGGACCGGCTGGGCGACCTCACGGCGCACGAGATCGCGCATCGGACCGAGCACTCGCTGGAGTTCCAGGTGCTCTTCCTGCAGGCCATCAGCCAGGGCCGTCCTCCGGCGATCGTCCCACTCCTGGTCTCGGCGTTCGAACGGTGGGTGGCGCCAGGAGAGTCGCCCCGTCGCGTCGAGGCCGTGGAGCGCGTGGTGCAGGCGGTGCGGGAGGTGCTGGCGGCCCGGGCCGACGAAATCGCGGTCGTCGTCGGCGTGGACTTCAGCCACGTGGGGCCTCGCTTCGGGGATCCGGAGCCCGTCTCCCCGGTCCTGGCCGCGCGCACCGCGGCGCGGGACCGAGAGGTGCTCGAGGCCATCGTGGCCGGCGATGCCGACGGGTTCTGGCAACGGGTCACGGTCGGCGGCAATCCCCAGCGGAT is a window encoding:
- a CDS encoding extracellular solute-binding protein translates to MVARVVRGAALVLVALGLLLGPSHPAPGQALEDRLVVMTPIPREVADPVATRFAEHTRQRYGAAVRPTLVYLGGPTMYARVLEWRGRPDADLLWASEAEVLDDLVARRLIVPHELPDALVREVPQTVGEPRPIPLRDRGGYWIGTALTPAGIVYHPRLLRRLGLEPPRDWDDLLDCRFRGQVVQTTPDRSATNHASLEVILQLRGWQRGWEWAQRLAATTGIYVTRSRDVPTFVARGEFAVGFAVLSYMAFQEVRDGHEIRFVSPPYAWISPAPSAILTGARAPRAARAFLQFLLSDEGQQLMMAHGLFPILPRFKMEGPPGSVAAQAAAFSGMRSFYERPVRTIYDDDLAQKRYQEVNELYRKLVFERHEQLRRLHCP
- the amrB gene encoding AmmeMemoRadiSam system protein B translates to MALPRLRPGLDAYPVRLSGRDLIAVRDPDGVAERPVLLSPQAFFVALLLDGHRDVVDVQAEYARRSGGDLLFSWDLRRLVEELDHHGLLESDGLRARRQAMEDAFRTSPVRPAFHAGTAYPADPDALRQTLAEYLRAASPEELGDLQPRGIVAPHIDLGRGGWCYGWAYAALARRLPPTCLLLGVAHGAPPVPIVLTCKPFLTPLGTVPVDLEIAAALQDRLGDLTAHEIAHRTEHSLEFQVLFLQAISQGRPPAIVPLLVSAFERWVAPGESPRRVEAVERVVQAVREVLAARADEIAVVVGVDFSHVGPRFGDPEPVSPVLAARTAARDREVLEAIVAGDADGFWQRVTVGGNPQRIDALSAVYLALRVLDPVRGRLLRYGTAEDPAGGLVSFASLALV